DNA sequence from the Colletotrichum destructivum chromosome 9, complete sequence genome:
TGTACCGCACCGGCGACCTGGCGTACTACAACCCCGACGGGAGCCTACGTCTGGTGGGCCGCAAGGACGCGCAGGTCAAGTTGCGCGGCCAGAGGGTCGAGCTTggcgagatcgaggaggccatccgTCAACGTATCCCGCCGTCCATCACGGTGGCCGTGAGATCTTTTGAGACCGCCGGCCATGGTGACAACAGaggggatgatgatgatgatgatgatgatgatgatgatggggcAAGACGCTTTCCTGACACCGTTCATCCTCAGTCGTCCATGTTGCTGGCCGCCTTCGGGGTGGGTTCAAGTTCCGGCAataatgatgatgatgccgggGAACAAAGAGGGACATGTGTGGTTGAGAACCCAGACACGCTGCTGGCCATGCGTGAGATGATCTCCCGGCTGCAACAAGAGCTCCGGGCAGTTCTGCCAACATACATGGTGCCCGATGGCTATGTGCCTCTCCAGTCTCTGCCCTTCAACAGCTCGGGCAAGCTGGACGAGAGGGCCTTGCGGGAGTGTATCGGGTCGTTGACCCCTGACTTGATCGCCTCCTTCTCAACAATATCTTCCggttcctctccttcttcttcagacGCGTCGCTGCCAGAGGACGGACCGCTGTCGAAGCACGAAGCCCTCCTCGCTGGCCTCTGGATGCGTCTCCTCTCTGCGTATTCCACCCCCGAAGaaagcagcaacagcagcaacaaaaATACCAACAGAAGAACCACGTTGAGGCGGCGAGACGACTTCTTcaagctgggcggcgactCCATCACGGCCATGAGACTGGTGGCTCTGGCGCGGCGGTACGATCTCGGGCTCACTTGGCGAGACATCGTCACAAACCCCACGCTGTCCGCGATGGCGGGTGCCATGAGAGTCAACACAAGCACAAACGAAGACGAGTTGATTCTTACAGACACAAACGACGAAGCTGCCGCTGACGAATGGAAGGCCGAGGCGTTCAAGGCCGTCCACGACGCAGGGTGCCTCCCGGCTGGGGTCGACGTCATTGACGTTCTCCCTCCGACACCCGTCCAAGCGGACTTTATGAACGCCACGGTCTCGTTCCCGGGCGCCCATGTCTCGAGCCTCAtcttcaagctcgacgacCCGTCTCTGGACGTGGCCCGGTTGCAGTCTGCCTTTGACCGCTGTGCCGCCTGGTTCCCGATTCTTCGTACCCGTCTCGTCCGGGTGTCCGTCCCGCCGCGGCCCCGTGTTAGCCCGGCGTCTGGAGACAACATTGGGCACGATGAGATGGTACAGATTGTCGTTGCAGagccgccggcctggaccACCACGTCTTCTGGATCACTGGAGGAAGCACTCGAGGCGGAAGCGAGAACGTCGCCCAGCCTGGGACAGGCCCTCTCACGATTCCGCGTGGTGCTACAACAACCGGACTCGGGGGAGGACGCATGCAGAGGAGGACCATGTCCCACGCACCTCATCTGGACGCAACATCACTCTTCCTACGATGGATGGAGTGTGCGGCTGCTTCTCGAGcacgtcgtcaaggcctacgtcgacgatggataccagccgccgctgctgggcGACCACCTTTCCTTCTCCGCGTTTGCCACCcacgtccgccgcctcaaccggtcggcggcggcgctaGCGTTCTGGTCGACGTATCTCGAGGGCGCCAGGCCGTGTTCTCTTTTCAACTACGACCGTGTGGCCGACCCGCGCAGGTCACAGTCCATGAAGCGTCGACTGCCGCTGCCTGCACACGAGACACGACCGGGCAGCACCGTGACAACCGCGACGTACATCGTCGCGGCGTGGGCCACGGTGGTCGGCCGTCTGACCTCTTCACCGCACGATGTTACGCTGGGATACACTCTGAGCGGGCGCGCGGGGCCGCTCGCGGGAATCGAGGGTACCGTCGGCCCGTTGTTGAACAAGATCCCCTTGCGCATCCGCGttgaagaggacgagggggaggacgaggagaagactGACGAGCCACcgaccttctcggccgtcgttgAGGCGACGCAGAGGGCCCTCTTGCTGGTGTCCGATCGTGCAGACTGTCCTCGAGACTTCAAAGGTTACGTCCCCGGGAACGTCAGGAACCTTCCTCTGGATCTTGTCGTTCACCCACGGGGCACTTCCGGGGGCGTGGATCTGCTGCCGGGGGCCTCCATCGGCTTGCGTGCGTCTGGGGCGCGACTGGTCGCTCCTGCGCCGGGGGCTTTTAGCGTTGAGGTGGTCATCTCGGACGACGGGATCGAAGTCGTCGCTCTGTGGGATGAACGGGCGGTTACAAGGGAGGTAGTCGACGATACGGTGGATGATTTTGCGGCTCTACTTGCGGaatgagggggggggggggggggggggggttgtctGGAATGGGGCGTAAGGGTAAAGCTGTACTTGAGGAAGAAACATGTTGACTCTTGAGTCTTTTGTTGTAGTTCATTTTATGCATGTTCaagtatgtatgtatgttgTTTTGTTGTATTTGTACATGCTGTATCCTATGTTGTAGAATTGTACCTCTTTTGTTTGCAACCGTCAAAAAAGAGAGTTGATGATTTGGTCTTGGTCATGTTATTCAGAGATAGAAACTCATGAAACGACATCATGCTGGTTGGACCTCTCACAGACGGTGTGTATCATGGTCTTTTCGCGCAAACTGAGTCTTGTATATCATTAGAAACTTTTGAGTCTGGCCTGGCCTTCACTCACTCACGGCCCTAACTGCTCTCAGCATGAATGTTTGTCAACTTGATGCTATTCTCTTGCTGTCGTTGATTCTAACCACGCTTTAGAGTAGCCAGGGACAAACAATATGGAATGATTATGGTAAATCCCCGTAAAAAGGTAACAACAGCAGGGCTGCTCGAGTTCACTGTTGACCCGCCGTCTTATCAAACCCAATAATCTCGACACCGTGTCCATCCTCGGCAAATCTAAACTTGAGCTCCTCTTGCGGTCCGCCGTCCACTCCACACGACCCGTTGCCGTACAGAGGATGGCCCGGGAACAGCGTCATGTTGTCCAGCGCTCGCGAGCGGGCCCAGCCGTGCAAGGCGTCCCAGTCGCGGCAGACGTGCATGGTCGAGAGGTCCGGTTTGTCGCCGCACCTGTTGGTGTACCAGTGGATCGAGTATAGTGTCGGGTCGGCGTGGCACATCCTAAGAGATGGGTAAGCAACGTACTTTATCAAATATGGCAGCTTCCTTTGGGTGAGGCTTCGTGACGATGACAGGCAGGCTCGGAGATTTGAGGAAATACAGCGAGGGGAGACGGCGGGATAACAGCGGGTTTGCTTACACGGAGTTTCGAAGTATCTCGAGGCAATGGTCTAGAAGGAAAGCAGTTTGTCTCGTTATCACAAGTCCTGGCGACGGGAATCATCCAGAGACAATAAACATACCGAAATGTTTCCGCTGATGTCCTTTTGCCTCGGGCGTGCTGTTGGGGTAGTAATGCTCTGACCACGACCACTTTCGTAACCAATCCTGTATGTCATCACACCCGCCCTCTCGTCAGCGATAACATGGCCTTGAACTTCTGGCTGTCCCCCTTCGGCAAACATGTGGTGTAACCGCATCTCCAGCTTCAGCGACGTGGGGGACGTAGGATATCACGTACCAGACAATGAAGCTCATGTCCCACGGTCATGCCACCGAGGTACAAGCCGTCGCTTCTAGGGATGGGGAACCCGTTGTAACCAGCGCCGAATGCCGTTTCAAGCTCATCCTTGGTGATCCAGAACATGGCGGCTGTAAAAATAAAAGCAGCCAAGGGTCAGCATCGACTCGAGCGAGGATATTGGGGCCTGGGGTGTAGACAGTCCATGATTAGTTGCGCTAACTAGGAAAAACTCACTTCGTAGCAGCTCTTCCCAGGCCTTTTCCACCTCCTGTCCAGGCGGACCGTTGTATGGCGTGACCGTTCCCTCGACGACTCCCTCGAACTGCTTGAGGACGAAATGGCTTGCGGCATCGTTTGCGGGTGCTGTGCTTGAGTGTTAGCATCCTCGTCTGCACGCAGATACTGAATACCAGTCCACTGGGGTCTGTGGCACTCCTCGACTGCATGGAATCGCAAGAACGTGTTGAAGGTGTGAGAGATGACTACTAACAGTACGGTGGCTTGGGAGATGCAACGCCGAGGTAGCGAGTCGTGTGCAACAAAAAGGCAATATTGGCGACGCCTAACAGGAGATGGACACAAAATGGCCATGGAACCGTGAGACACGCCGGCAACCGCCTGTATCGCTTGTTCCTGCGCCGCCTCTCGGGTGCATTTGTGATGAGCGgctggtcgaggtcggtCTCCTTTGCGTCGGTGTCGTATCCATCGACAGGCCGGTCATCCGAGCCCGACCGCCGGCCGTCATCCGCGGCAGATGTATCAAGCATTGGAACGGCAGTAGTATCGGGGGACTATGACGTGGTGGAAATCGAGATTCCAACTCGGTCATCTATCGCCGGGTTTCCCTTCAACCTGGTGTTCGGATGACAAGTCAGGTAGACGGGGGTTTGCAACTAGCCAGAGTAACAAGAAACCATCACGTAGGACTCCAAAGCATCCATCCACTCAAGCACGGTCCAGCATTTGATTTGAATGAGAAGAGAGCTGCAGCAGGATGAATCACATGGCTTATCAAACACACGAACAAGTCAAGAAGGGTTGGAAAGTATATCCAGAACGCCTAGGTGTATTCTGAGTTGTGATACGGGGATCAACATAAACCACAAAACCTTCAAGCCCAAGTGTAAGTGTCAAGGCTCAGTCAGGTCAGGCCTACGCAAGGTTGGACGATTCTCAAATTTGACTCACTCGCTGCTCTCTGATTCGAAAGGCCGGCGCTGGGTGGTGGAGACAATGGCATAGACGGAAAGACTTAGGAGCCATACATTGTTGATTCATTACCTAAGTCGACATTCACTTGAGTGGACGTTCTCATGTTGCTGAGGTGAGATTCCGTCGAGTTATACTTTGGACGCGCCTGATGCTGACGTGGGCAAAAACAGGGTTGCCACATCACAGGGATACCCTTTGCAACAAAAGAGGAGAAAGGAGAAACGAGAATAGAAGGGGAAAATAATGAcggaaaaaaaaaagcaaaaggTTGATCGCAACAGCAGGTTAATTATGAGTGGCTACGGAGGTTAGAGAAACTCCCTGTTCGTCCGCAGCTCTCCCGTTCCACCGTGGATATACATCACTTTGAGCGTCTCCTCAAGCCTGCCACATAGCTGCATACatctcgacggcggacgaCGCCCCTAGTTCACTGCTGAGAGTAtccatcatcgacgccgcTTTCAAACCCTCAAGATGCATTCACCCCAACCGAAAGGAGAGcctgtcgacgtcgacggccgtgCCAGTACCAGTGACGCCGGATCAGATGCCGGTGCAGCGCACGCGGGTCAGAATGATATCGAAGCAGCCTACATCTCCGGGCTGcccctcatcatcatggTCGGCGTGCTGTTCCTCGGGCAGTTTGTTATTGGCCTGGTAAGCCCTTCCTTGGACGGAGCATCCATCTCTACGTCTTGACGCCGTTTTCATGACGCTGATTGGTTCCTTCATCTCTAAATCAAGGACTCGATTATGGTTGGACTCCTCGTTCCGACGTTGATCAACGAGTTCGACTCCGTGGCGGACGTCGGCTGGTACGCATCGATATAGTAAGTCGGAGTCCCGTCCTGTCCATCCTCTCTGCACGAGGCACGACGTGCTGTGTGGGATCAAGACCATCAATCATGGATGCTACACTACCGTCTACAATAATGTATGCATGAACCTCCCTTTGCTGAGGCTCGCCCCAGCATGATGACGATTGGGGCCATGGCACCGACACTCGGCAAGATCTACACCGTCTTCCCCGTCAAAACCGTCTTTCTCGGGGTCTCGGTAGCCATGCAACTGGGTTCCCTCCTTTGCGCGACGGCCAAGTCGTCCACGGCCTTCATCGCCGGTAGAGCCGTCACCGGCTTCGCAGCGAGCGGCCTTCTCTGCGGCACTCAGATGTAAGGGCATtccccatctctctctctctctctctctctccctttttcCCCATCACCTCTCTCTCGTCGTCGCATAACCGGTGCCTTATTCTACACATTTTCGTGGTGTGCCTGCGCAAGTACTTTGGAGCTCATGCGTATTTATCCTCTTTCCCCCCGCTTGTAGAATCACCGCGTCCATGGTCCCCCTACATTTGCGCCCTTGGTgtctcggcgtcgtgggATCCGGCGAGATCGTGGCGACCATGGCCGGGCCGGTCATGAGCGGCTTCATTATCGAGCGGTTTGGGTGGCCCTGGTGCTTCTGGATCAACATTCCCGTCATGGTTGCCCTGATAGCCATGGTAGCACTGTTCTTCAAGCacgccggccaggccgtTGGGCCGCAAGACGCGTCCCTGAGGGAAAAAGTAGCCTTGCTCGACCTCCCTGGAGGCGCCGTCTTGGTGGGTGCTACAGTATGTTTGCTGCAGGCGCTGAGTGCCGGCGGCGTTCGCAACTCTTGGACGGATGCTCGCGTCTTGACGCCCCTGATACTGTCCGCCTTTCTGTTTGGCATCACGGTGATCCACCAATACCGCAAAAAGGACAAAGCAACGATCCCTCCACGCCTGTTCAAGAATAGAGCCTACGTTGCCTGTCTGTTCTACGACATGTTCTTTGCCGGAGCGCAGCTGAACCTGTTCTACTATGTAAGACACGCGGCCGTGAAAAACAGTCCGAGGACGTGGCTGGCTAGTTTGACAAGCCCCGAAGCTGATTTGTTGTCTCGTCTTTCTTGCAGTTACCGTCCTGGATACAGGGAATAGCGGGCTCGACTCCCGATGAAGCGGCTCTCGAGATGATGcccgcgctggcggcgtccATTGTCGGCGGCTTTACCAATGCCGGActcgccgccttcctcgGTACCCTGCCCCCGGGCACGATGATGGGGACGACCTTGGTCTGCGTCGGGTCCGGTCTGCTGTTCTCGTTGAGGCCGCGGACGCTCAAGTCGCTGTGGATGAGCTACGAGGCCTTGTTCGGCTTCGGCTGCGGCATCTGCACCCAACAGGCGACCATCGGTGCCCAGGCGGTCCTCTCAGACGCCGATATCCCCATCGGgctcagcatcatcatcatcgggAAGCACATAGCCGCGGCTGTATTTATAGCCGTCGCCCAGCATCTGTTCGTGACGCGCCTGGCGCCGCTCTCGGAGCTGTTGCCCGACTTTGACGTGGCGTCCGGGGCCAACATTGGACACGACTATCTCCGGAAGACTGTGCCGGCGGACAAGTTCGACGGTGCCCTTGGGCTGTACAACACCGCTCTCACCACGACATTtgccttttccctcttcctcgggtGCGTGGCGTTTGTGTGTCTCTTCTTCATTCCGTGGACGCCCCTCAAGAAGCGGCCGGAACAAGATGGCTACGAACCTGCGAACGACTTTGAGCTGGATTCCGTTGCGTCCGAGACCGACGCGGAGCCAAGGGGTCTGAGGCAGGACGATTTTGGCGGGTATACAGGCAGAGCGGGCAATAAGGAAGTTGATGTATCTACATAGACAAGACGCCCTATACAAGCAATGTAGGTGTTATGTATGAGTCTATAACTCCATGCTTCTTAAGCATTGCTTAAGTCCCAGATAGTGAAGCTATCATCAAACGTCTTTATAAATGGACTAACACCTAGAAACATGGACATATTTGTCTCATACAACAACTTGAAAGAGAAAGGTTTCTTATTTCGGTATAAACTGCGATTTATAGTAAAAACTGAGGAATGGGTATAGCGGAGATGGATAAACAACAAATTCAAATGCTGGAGTTATCAAGGGGTGTAACGAAGCAAAAAATGATGTATTACTACATGTGCCAAGTCTATATCTAGAGAGCACCCGTCTCCTGCACAGCCTTCAGACCCTCTGCCACAAACGATGCCAGTTGCGATACAAACGGCTTCCTCTGTACGGCATCAAGTTAGCATACTGACGAGCATCTTCCACACAAAGGGTCCGGACGCAAGCTTACCATCAACGCAAAGTGATGCGCCCCCTCGACTTTATGGCACACAATGTCGGCCCCCGGCAGCAGCTCGGCCCACCCGTTAGGCCCAAAGTCCTTCCTCTGTACCGTCAGGAACTTCATCCCCTCGGTGTCGTCCGGatgcggcggcagcggcggcgcccccggCCGGTCCACGACGCTCTCGCCGGCCCAGATGACCTCCACCCTCAGCTTCTGCCCCGGCGGCATCACCAGCGGCGTGGCGCAGTACCTCTCCAGCACGCCGATGGTGCCCTCGAAATGCGGTATCAACCAGGCCGgtgcttcgccgccgacgtgaCCACcgttcccctttcccccttcccacccGCCAAAGATGCCCAAGCGCTGACAGTACTCGTAAAAGTGTCTCGGCAGCCTGTCCATCCCGTTGAGCGGCACCGGCGCGTCGATCAGCACCAGGCCGGCGATCCGGCACCCCCTCTCGGTCAGCATCTGCGCCGCCCGGAACGCCAGCGACCCGCCGGCGGACCAGCCGCCGAGCACGTATCCCTTgtgagaagaagaagagatcGGTTGCCGCCGGAGAATCTCGGGCAGGTagccctcggccagcaggcggTCGAGCGGCACGCGGGCCATGGCGTCCGTGTCGCCGCGGAGGAACGGGCAGTCGAGGCCGATGACGCAGACGTCGCGGCCGACGGGCGGCAGGGAGGCGTACGAGGCGGTGGTGCCGGCTCCGTcgggcaggaggaagagcagCGTGCGGGCGGTCTTGGGGAGGCCCTGGAGGACAACGGACTTGCAGGGCGGGATGGGGATGGTAGTGAGCGGTCCgtcgagggtgtcgagggTGTCGGGAGTATCCCGGGTGTCCTCGGTGTCCTCGGTGTcgtgctcgtcgtccccgtcggCCCCGTCGGCCCCGTCAGCCCCGGCGGTGATGTTGGTGTTCTGCGCCgctgaggaggaagatgcgGACGGCGGCCCTTTGCTGCCCGGGTCCTCCGGTGACACGGGGCTCGGCGGGAACACGGCACCCTTGGTGTCGATGCTCAGCGTCATccgcggcttcggcgtctGCAACGGGCTCCACGGCGGTGGcattgctgccgccgcccccggctTCATCCTGCTCGTCCTGGTCTCCTGGCTCAAAAGACTGCTAAACACGCGGCGCGGGAACGCGTTGATCGAGTACTGCAGGAACgccgcgacgacggtgtcgtcctcctcgcgcAGCACGATGATGTCGCCCGCCCACTTGCGCGTGCGGCCGACCTGCTGCATGCGCACGTAGACGGTGTACACGTGCTCCATGTCGACGGGCTCGAACAGCAACATGTCGTCCCAGCCGTGGTTGATGTAGACGGTGTGGGCGAGGTCGGTGGCGTCGTCCAGGTTGAGGCagaagccggccggctgggtgaaggcgtcgatgacggccgGGTGCGCCGTAAAGTCGCCGACtccggcgaggccggcggggaagctgacgagggcggcgatctcgTGCGTGCGCGGGTCCAGCACGAGGGACTGCACTAGCCGGTGGTTGCGGTGGAAGTCGGCCAGCGGGGACACCAGCCGGTAGGCCATGCTGCCCGAGATCTGCGTCGTGCCGGCGCGGGCACGCAGCGAGGACACGTTGATCCGGTGGGACTCGCCGGATGCGtgctgggcgaggagggcgcgcGTGGATGTGTCGGTGATGCGGATGGTGCACTCGGCGTGCTTCTGGGGCTTGCCAGAGGACTGTCGAGGCATATATCATGTCAGTATAAGAAGCGAGCTGGTAGTTATAAGCTTGATAGTAGGCTCGGTGCTCTGTCGTGAATCTAGGCTGGAGGTAGGGAAGAGGATAGAACAACACTTacaccgccgacgacggtgaaCTTGCACCGAGCAGAACGGCTGGACCAGTCGGCCTGGGCGTGGCATTGCAGCAGCTGTGACCCCGGTCCGttgtcgccggcgaccaACGCCTTGCTGACGCCCAGGTCAGAGATGGTGACGAGGCAGTCTTGCATGTCATGCTTGGCATCATGAGCCTTGCCGTGCTTATTATCGTGGGACCGCAGCTTTTTGACGAGGTAATTCCCGAGCGTCATGGCGATATCGGCATAGATGGACTGTTGGTGGATGATCACAATATGTCAGCAAGAGTCGTTTGTTGGCCAGCCAGGTCATATGGGAACAGCCATGACACAACGACATCTTTTTGGATGATGTTATAAAGCAAAAGAAGCTCAAGACGAAAGCAAGACTCTGAACTCACCGGCGTACACAGCGGCTTCCCCTCGACCATGTGCCCCTGGACCGCCTCTTTCAGATCCGGCCTGGCCAGATCCGCCTCCGTGACGAGGTACAGCCCATCTCCCACCATCAGGTCCGTCTCCGCCACGACGCGGTGGATCGTCGTGCTCTCGACGCCGTGCCTCTTGAGCGTGCGCGGTCtccccgtcatcgtcccGCGCCTGCGTGTGCCCTTCTGCGCCCTGCCCAGCGCGGCATCGATGGACGGCTCCGCAGACGACGCGATCGGTACGACCTCCAGTAGCGCGGTGCCGtgctcgtccgtctcgacgTGCTCGCACAGCTGCTGGAGCACGAGGTCCCATCGGAGCGGCCGCAGAAgcatgtcctcgacggcggcacgCATCAGCGAGCCGAagtcgccggcctcgtcccgGTGCGGCTGcgacaccggcggcggcggcggcggcagcttgcCCGTCGAGGCGGACACCACCCTCAGGCAGGCCGGCGTGCTCGCCAACCCCGGACTCATGTACAGGGACGCCAacacgccggcgacgtcctcTTCCGAGTGGACCGACGGGCTGTGGAACGGCCCGAATatcggcatcggcaccaTCCGGACCCCCGGCACCGCCAGCCCGTCCGACTCGGCCAGCTCCGCCAGCGCCTCCGGCGGCCCCGATACCGTCACCGAGCTTGGCGCCCACGCGCTCACCCAGTACGGCAgaccccctttcccctttctcGCCTTGTCTCTACCGTCGTTGGGCTGCCTCCagccgttgctgctgctgctgctgctgctgcttctgctgcttctgctgaTGTTCGTCGTGTCCGTTTCCTCGCCCGCGAACCGCTCCAGGAATGCTCGCACTCCCTGTAGCGTCcgctcctccgccgccgacacggCAACGCTCCAGGGCTGCTCCGTGCCCGTCCCCGGCGCGGCATCCCGGGCCGCCCGCTCCACGACCAGGCCTACCCGGAAGGCCAcccggacggcctcgacgcctaGCGGGACCAGCTCCGCCAGGCCGGCACTGCaggccaccgccgcggcggccagcgCGCCGGTGCAGGCGCCCACGACGGTGGCGTCCCCGTCCGCGTAGTCTCTggccgagggagaagaaaacgaaGATGGGCCGATGTGCCTCATGAACATCAGTATCTGGTAGGCCACCAGCAGCGCCATATCCAGCGGCAGACAGCGGCGATGGTGCGGGctggaggaagagaaggaggaggaggaggaggaggaggaggaggaggagtaggaggAGCCGTCGCTGCGTAAACGCCATTGTGAGAGGAGGTCGGCCAGGACGAGGGTGCCAGAGGGCCAGAGGtggtcggcctcggctggGTCGAGGATCTGGGCCAGGTCGCGCTGGAGGGCCGTCTCACAGCGGCGGGTGAAGATGGACAGAGGGGACGAGAGGGTAGGGGACGTGGAGCggaaggcctcgtcgtccagcagAAGCTGAAGGTCGCGTTTGGGGACGGTGTATGTTTGGTCTCCGAAGAGGAACAGGGTGAGCGGCGGCTTGCTGGGGGGGGATGAGATAGCCATGGTGAGGTGAAGTGGTGGCGATGAGGGTGaaggtgatggtgatggtgatgttgatggtggtTGTTGGGTTTACGGTGACGGCTGAATCTGTTGTTGATTGTTGGATGTGCTGTATAGTCTTTGTCTTTCTCTGTatctctgtctctgtctctctcgctcacacacacacacacacatacacacaaacaaGTCGATATCGTCGATTTCTGCTGCAAACTCTTGTTCACGAACCGAGAGTAGCTTCTGTCAGGATAGTCTgcaaaaagaaacaaaattaaaaaaaaaacgtTTAGCTTCTCAACGGCAATAAACCGGCACAAACAGCCTTGCAGACCAGACTATATTCACATGTTTATCGGGCACCCCCCTTGTCCAACACCATTCTCCGTAGCTTACCTTGTAACATGACCGAGAAGGTCGTGATACAACAAACCGGCCGGAGAACATCAGAGCAACCGATGCTGTCTCCGTCACGGACAGCTTGTCCCTTCGCGAAGGCATCTCTCGCTACACGCTGCAAGTATTGGAAGTCGTCCCAAGTATTTAAGATTTGGCATTTCAGGGGAAGACCCTGGGAAAGTAACGTACAGGCAATTGCTTTGATTATTAGCATTTTCCCCCTTTGTCTCCAACTCTAATTACAAAAATGATGGTATCAAACATTTCCAAATTCAAACTTGCAGCCATACACAGAAATTAGACGCAAAGGTTGCGCTCAAACCGGCAACACAAGAGACATCATTTCGAGGACACATGTGGCGACGCATAAAGTCACTCACTCCTTGGCATCTTGGCCCTTCTTCCGTATTAGGCATATCGACCACACCATTACGGCTATCCGGTGAGAGGCCAGAGTTCTCTTTATTCCGCAGCTATACCTGTACACCAGCCgggggtagggggggggggttcaaTGCTCCGGGCCAACATCGTGAATACATCGTGAATACTAATCACTTCCGGCATTATCCCAACAGTTGCTGCACACCCGTTCCAACGGGACGGTCCACAGAATCCGTCACCACATGGCCAAAGATGCCATGTACCTGTAGAATccaggggaagggggagatggagggaaaCAAGATTGGCTCAGATGTTTGGAGCCTGAAAAGTGTAATCCCGATTGAGAGAAATAGGCTTACCCCAACCCTCCGTCCTCGGGAGAGAGATAAACCAAGAGTTGGCAACCATCAGCTTTTACTTTACAGCTTTTTGCCCCTTTCGTTCCACGGCTTTTCATCAGATCGGCCTGTTTGTCTCTCACAAGGCCTCGGGCTCCGGAGAGCGGGCGTTCATTCCGCGGGTGATTCGGGAGGACGCGTGTGTACAGGTAGAAGTCGTTGGTTCAAGGTTTggtcccgccgccgccgccgacgccaccaCGCAGAGCTCTCCCTTTGTGGAATATGGACGAGGATGCTCGGCTCTCTCGGCACTCTCTCAAGGTTGGATCGATCGGTTGTCGAGGCTCTCTCGACTCCCTTGGCCAGACCGATCAGGAAAATGCCGCCGGAGCATCTCAAAGTATATCTCATCTTTTTTTCCGGACGAGCCTTGTCGggttccccctccccccgggGGAGGTTTGGTGAGGGCCGGCGTTCGAAAACGTGTCGAGGGAACGCAAGCGAGAGGTCGTTCGTTGTTTTCAAGGACTCAACGCCGGcgatcagtcagtcagtcagtcaatcAACCAGCCAGTCCGCGTCCGAGATTCATCAAAAAGAACCGAGCCAGTCCGTATTCGCGTGTGCTCTCTTGTTTTTACAGTCAATAAGCGGAACCATTAGCCAAAGAAGACCATTCAGTCACGAGGGCTCTTGCAGGATCTGTGATCAAGACGCCGCCATTCCCTCTTcagccttctcctccttgtgAAGCCATCACCAGCCCTGTATCGTTGACATCTCCCCTTACACCAT
Encoded proteins:
- a CDS encoding Putative thioesterase, Acyl transferase domain superfamily, alpha/Beta hydrolase, with protein sequence MAISSPPSKPPLTLFLFGDQTYTVPKRDLQLLLDDEAFRSTSPTLSSPLSIFTRRCETALQRDLAQILDPAEADHLWPSGTLVLADLLSQWRLRSDGSSYSSSSSSSSSSSFSSSSPHHRRCLPLDMALLVAYQILMFMRHIGPSSFSSPSARDYADGDATVVGACTGALAAAAVACSAGLAELVPLGVEAVRVAFRVGLVVERAARDAAPGTGTEQPWSVAVSAAEERTLQGVRAFLERFAGEETDTTNISRSSRSSSSSSSSNGWRQPNDGRDKARKGKGGLPYWVSAWAPSSVTVSGPPEALAELAESDGLAVPGVRMVPMPIFGPFHSPSVHSEEDVAGVLASLYMSPGLASTPACLRVVSASTGKLPPPPPPVSQPHRDEAGDFGSLMRAAVEDMLLRPLRWDLVLQQLCEHVETDEHGTALLEVVPIASSAEPSIDAALGRAQKGTRRRGTMTGRPRTLKRHGVESTTIHRVVAETDLMVGDGLYLVTEADLARPDLKEAVQGHMVEGKPLCTPSIYADIAMTLGNYLVKKLRSHDNKHGKAHDAKHDMQDCLVTISDLGVSKALVAGDNGPGSQLLQCHAQADWSSRSARCKFTVVGGSSGKPQKHAECTIRITDTSTRALLAQHASGESHRINVSSLRARAGTTQISGSMAYRLVSPLADFHRNHRLVQSLVLDPRTHEIAALVSFPAGLAGVGDFTAHPAVIDAFTQPAGFCLNLDDATDLAHTVYINHGWDDMLLFEPVDMEHVYTVYVRMQQVGRTRKWAGDIIVLREEDDTVVAAFLQYSINAFPRRVFSSLLSQETRTSRMKPGAAAAMPPPWSPLQTPKPRMTLSIDTKGAVFPPSPVSPEDPGSKGPPSASSSSAAQNTNITAGADGADGADGDDEHDTEDTEDTRDTPDTLDTLDGPLTTIPIPPCKSVVLQGLPKTARTLLFLLPDGAGTTASYASLPPVGRDVCVIGLDCPFLRGDTDAMARVPLDRLLAEGYLPEILRRQPISSSSHKGYVLGGWSAGGSLAFRAAQMLTERGCRIAGLVLIDAPVPLNGMDRLPRHFYEYCQRLGIFGGWEGGKGNGGHVGGEAPAWLIPHFEGTIGVLERYCATPLVMPPGQKLRVEVIWAGESVVDRPGAPPLPPHPDDTEGMKFLTVQRKDFGPNGWAELLPGADIVCHKVEGAHHFALMRKPFVSQLASFVAEGLKAVQETGAL